One window of Phycisphaeraceae bacterium genomic DNA carries:
- a CDS encoding deoxyhypusine synthase, with protein MAKNTKSTWTKKQLLSRPIEHIDITAFDARVIIDSYRDMAYSSRTLANAADIYSMMLKDKECAVILTLAGSLVSAGLKKAIITLLENNMVDAIVSTGANIVDQDFFEGLGFKHYIAPGSPEAPPVDDMTLRNWMIDRIYDTYINEDDLRDCDDATYEIFNQFAPGAYSSREFIEAMGKYLVENHPKNESLVKTAYQKRVPIFCPAFSDCSAGFGIVLQQTEAIEQGRGQVAFDSGKDFRELTDIKLACKDTGLLMLGGGVPKNFAQDIVVAAELLNERKGGKARGDIGMHKYAIQMTVADSRDGALSGSTLREACSWGKVDVVHEQMVFGELSALFPILASDAYHRGEWKKRKAFKFADLYEKQAAERLLTEIKTSRVKKTVGKLGMKQTAGR; from the coding sequence ATGGCCAAGAACACCAAATCCACCTGGACCAAAAAGCAACTCCTCTCCCGCCCCATCGAGCACATCGATATCACCGCGTTTGATGCGCGGGTGATCATCGACAGCTACCGCGACATGGCGTATTCGAGCCGAACGCTGGCGAATGCCGCGGACATCTACTCGATGATGCTGAAGGACAAGGAGTGCGCGGTCATCCTGACCCTCGCCGGTTCGCTTGTGTCGGCAGGACTCAAGAAGGCCATTATCACGCTCCTCGAGAACAACATGGTCGATGCCATCGTCTCGACCGGCGCGAACATCGTCGATCAGGACTTCTTCGAGGGCCTGGGATTCAAGCACTACATCGCCCCCGGCTCGCCCGAAGCGCCGCCCGTCGATGACATGACCCTCCGCAACTGGATGATCGACCGCATCTACGACACCTACATCAACGAGGACGATCTCCGCGACTGCGACGACGCGACCTACGAGATCTTCAACCAGTTCGCCCCCGGGGCGTACAGCAGCCGCGAGTTCATCGAGGCGATGGGCAAGTACCTCGTCGAGAATCACCCGAAGAACGAATCGCTCGTCAAGACCGCCTACCAGAAGCGCGTCCCGATCTTTTGCCCCGCCTTCAGCGACTGCTCCGCGGGTTTCGGCATCGTGCTGCAGCAGACCGAAGCCATCGAGCAGGGCCGCGGCCAGGTCGCCTTCGACAGCGGCAAGGACTTCCGCGAACTGACTGACATCAAACTGGCCTGCAAGGACACCGGCCTCCTCATGCTCGGCGGCGGCGTCCCCAAGAACTTCGCCCAGGACATCGTGGTTGCCGCTGAACTGCTCAACGAGCGCAAGGGCGGCAAGGCCCGAGGCGACATCGGCATGCACAAGTACGCCATCCAGATGACCGTCGCCGACAGCCGCGACGGCGCTCTCTCCGGCTCGACCCTCCGCGAAGCCTGCTCCTGGGGCAAGGTCGATGTCGTCCACGAGCAGATGGTCTTCGGCGAGTTGTCGGCGCTCTTCCCGATCCTCGCGAGCGATGCGTATCACCGCGGCGAGTGGAAGAAGCGCAAGGCGTTCAAGTTCGCCGATCTCTACGAGAAGCAGGCCGCGGAAAGGCTGCTCACCGAGATCAAGACAAGCCGCGTGAAGAAGACGGTGGGAAAGCTCGGCATGAAGCAGACCGCCGGCCGCTAA
- a CDS encoding PEP-CTERM sorting domain-containing protein, whose protein sequence is MSITVLGLFTGLASAANAAITGVSGATTWLPLPPASCMPGALTGPTAFAWNEKQGLLVANVACNMVNNPGASPGAVAGLVSGVVDSHFIHFEPNTATQIVNGQVTFAGKIRGVIFKQLLLDITDVPLGSPGTVYPTGNPFRGLNASSIFTINNNVLHFHFAAPVPTSDLIELRVLTEHVVPAPGAMALLGLGGLGAARRRR, encoded by the coding sequence ATGTCCATCACAGTGTTGGGGCTGTTCACAGGTCTTGCTTCCGCGGCAAACGCTGCAATCACCGGAGTCTCCGGCGCCACCACCTGGCTACCGCTCCCGCCGGCTTCTTGCATGCCCGGTGCCCTGACCGGACCCACGGCGTTCGCGTGGAATGAAAAGCAAGGCCTGCTCGTCGCCAACGTCGCTTGCAACATGGTCAACAACCCGGGCGCAAGCCCCGGCGCCGTCGCCGGTCTCGTCAGCGGCGTGGTCGACAGCCACTTCATCCACTTTGAGCCCAACACCGCCACGCAGATCGTGAACGGGCAGGTCACCTTCGCCGGCAAGATCCGCGGCGTGATCTTCAAGCAACTGCTGCTCGATATCACCGATGTTCCGCTCGGCTCGCCCGGCACCGTCTATCCGACCGGCAATCCGTTCCGCGGCCTCAACGCGTCATCGATCTTCACGATCAACAACAACGTTCTGCACTTCCACTTCGCGGCGCCCGTGCCGACCTCCGACCTAATCGAACTGCGCGTCCTGACCGAGCACGTCGTTCCGGCGCCGGGCGCGATGGCGCTCCTCGGCCTCGGCGGGCTGGGCGCGGCACGCCGGCGTCGATGA
- a CDS encoding methyltransferase domain-containing protein, whose amino-acid sequence MAINQDKLNSLLGKIVGDFGGAMSSVLVTIGDRLGLYKAMAKAGEKGVTPADLARDTNTNERYVREWLLNQAAGGYCEYRPAEGRFVLTEEQAFALADDSSPANMVGGFLVSNSMVKDEDKLMEAFRSGKGVDWGSHHHDLFHGTDRFFAANYRGNLVGNWIPSMDGAESRLKSGAVVADIGCGHGSSTILMAQAYPKSRFIGFDTHGPSVEFANRAAKSAGVSDRCSFAIDSATTVKPQEGGFDLACCFDCLHDMGDPVGAARNIRKTLKPDGFWMIVEPFANDKVEENLNPVGRVYSAASTMICVAHSLSQNGPALGAQAGEARLRAVVSEGGFTRFRRATQTPFNLVLEARP is encoded by the coding sequence ATGGCGATCAATCAGGACAAGCTCAACAGCCTGCTCGGAAAAATCGTTGGAGACTTTGGCGGGGCAATGAGCTCTGTGCTCGTGACCATCGGCGATCGTCTCGGTCTGTACAAAGCGATGGCGAAGGCGGGCGAGAAAGGCGTGACGCCTGCTGATCTCGCGCGCGATACCAACACAAACGAGCGCTACGTGCGCGAGTGGCTCTTGAATCAGGCCGCGGGCGGATACTGCGAGTACCGGCCCGCCGAAGGCCGCTTTGTTCTCACGGAAGAGCAAGCGTTCGCGTTGGCGGATGATTCGAGTCCGGCGAACATGGTCGGCGGCTTTCTGGTTTCCAATTCGATGGTCAAAGACGAAGACAAGCTGATGGAGGCATTCCGTTCGGGAAAGGGAGTCGACTGGGGATCGCACCATCACGATCTCTTCCACGGAACCGACCGCTTCTTCGCCGCAAACTACCGCGGCAATCTGGTCGGCAACTGGATTCCCTCGATGGATGGCGCGGAGAGTCGCCTGAAGTCCGGCGCCGTCGTGGCCGACATCGGCTGCGGGCACGGATCTTCGACGATCCTCATGGCCCAGGCTTATCCAAAATCCAGATTCATCGGCTTCGACACGCACGGACCGTCCGTCGAGTTCGCGAATCGCGCCGCGAAATCGGCGGGCGTCTCCGATCGCTGCAGCTTCGCGATCGATTCCGCGACAACAGTCAAGCCGCAGGAAGGCGGATTCGATCTGGCGTGCTGCTTCGATTGCCTGCACGACATGGGCGACCCGGTGGGCGCAGCTCGCAACATCCGGAAAACGCTCAAGCCCGACGGATTCTGGATGATCGTCGAACCATTCGCGAACGACAAGGTCGAAGAGAATCTCAATCCCGTCGGGCGCGTCTATTCCGCGGCATCCACCATGATCTGCGTCGCCCACTCCCTCTCACAGAACGGTCCGGCGCTCGGGGCGCAGGCGGGCGAGGCTCGTCTTCGCGCCGTGGTTTCGGAGGGCGGGTTCACCCGTTTCCGGCGTGCAACGCAGACTCCATTCAATCTGGTGCTCGAAGCGCGACCGTAG
- a CDS encoding L-serine ammonia-lyase: protein MPQMQDPLPGAIRTNNQKAMESISVFDIFKVGVGPSSSHTMGPWRAAQRFLDAVASKATLARVRRVRIDLYGSLAKTGHGHGTDLAVILALSGEDPETCKVEGLTLRVEEIKQRGLLQLSGRHPIDFDFSRDLLFHMGTALPFHPNGITFTATLDDASVISETYYSVGGGFVVQEGEAPSGSHARKLPFPIEHASQLLGYCRAQDASIPQIVGRNELTWRTGAEIREGLLKIWREMQACIWRGCNTEGVLPGGLNVVRRAARMSRKLLKSDTARDLPHDLDEWTDAVTVSARDFEAILKWVSAFALAVNEENACFGRVVTAPTNGAAGVIPAVMMYARCFKSMSDDATIDFMLAAGEVGSLFKKGATISAAMGGCQAEIGVSSAMAAAGLTQVLGGSPGQVLMAAEIAMEHHLGMTCDPIGGLVQIPCIERNTMGAIKAITAANVALESDPAQAKVTLDQVIATMWQTAKDMHHKYKETAEGGLAVAVSISEC, encoded by the coding sequence ATGCCGCAGATGCAAGATCCGTTGCCGGGCGCGATACGTACGAACAATCAGAAAGCCATGGAGTCGATCTCGGTCTTTGACATCTTCAAGGTGGGGGTCGGGCCCTCAAGCAGCCACACGATGGGGCCGTGGCGGGCGGCACAGCGTTTCCTCGACGCGGTCGCATCCAAGGCGACGCTCGCTCGCGTTCGCCGAGTACGGATCGATCTTTATGGCTCGCTCGCCAAGACCGGACACGGACACGGGACCGATCTCGCCGTCATCCTCGCGCTCAGCGGCGAAGACCCCGAAACCTGCAAAGTCGAGGGGCTGACCCTCCGCGTCGAAGAGATCAAGCAACGGGGGCTTCTTCAACTAAGCGGCCGTCATCCGATCGACTTTGATTTCTCGCGCGATCTGCTTTTTCACATGGGCACGGCACTGCCGTTCCACCCAAACGGAATCACTTTCACGGCGACGCTTGACGATGCATCCGTCATCTCCGAGACGTACTACTCCGTCGGCGGCGGATTCGTCGTGCAGGAAGGCGAAGCCCCGAGCGGCAGCCACGCGCGCAAACTCCCCTTCCCGATCGAGCACGCATCGCAATTGCTCGGATACTGCCGCGCCCAGGACGCGAGCATTCCCCAGATCGTCGGTCGCAATGAACTCACCTGGCGCACCGGCGCGGAGATCCGCGAAGGGCTCCTCAAAATCTGGCGCGAGATGCAGGCGTGCATCTGGCGCGGCTGCAACACCGAAGGCGTGCTCCCGGGCGGCTTGAACGTGGTTCGCCGCGCCGCGCGCATGAGCCGCAAACTGTTGAAGAGCGACACCGCCCGCGATCTTCCGCACGATCTCGACGAGTGGACCGACGCTGTGACCGTCAGCGCCCGCGATTTCGAAGCCATTCTGAAATGGGTCAGCGCGTTCGCGCTCGCGGTCAACGAAGAAAACGCCTGCTTCGGGCGTGTCGTTACAGCTCCGACCAACGGCGCCGCCGGCGTCATCCCCGCCGTGATGATGTACGCCCGGTGCTTCAAGAGCATGAGCGACGACGCGACAATCGACTTCATGCTCGCCGCGGGCGAAGTGGGGAGTCTCTTTAAGAAGGGAGCGACTATCAGCGCCGCCATGGGCGGCTGTCAGGCGGAGATCGGCGTGAGCAGCGCGATGGCCGCGGCAGGCCTCACGCAGGTGCTCGGCGGTTCTCCAGGTCAGGTTCTCATGGCGGCAGAGATCGCGATGGAACACCACCTCGGCATGACCTGCGACCCCATCGGCGGACTCGTGCAGATTCCCTGCATCGAGCGCAACACCATGGGCGCGATCAAGGCGATCACCGCCGCGAACGTCGCGCTCGAAAGCGACCCGGCGCAGGCAAAGGTCACGCTCGATCAGGTCATCGCCACGATGTGGCAAACCGCCAAAGACATGCATCACAAATACAAAGAAACGGCAGAGGGCGGGTTGGCGGTGGCGGTGAGCATCAGCGAGTGCTGA
- a CDS encoding NUDIX domain-containing protein, translating to MPNEPRYCCAILIDSRGRYVFERRPRDEADAPGMLTCFGGGREDRENAESCLRRELKEELGFEASELERVFTLRTPRGEAWFYRIAQGATGPEEGTVRALEAGFEVVWVESGSELMKEVGAWHRVVFDALARGEREARVD from the coding sequence ATGCCCAACGAACCCCGATACTGCTGCGCGATCCTGATAGATTCGCGCGGCAGGTACGTGTTTGAGCGCCGACCTCGGGATGAGGCGGATGCGCCGGGGATGTTGACATGCTTTGGAGGCGGACGCGAAGATCGCGAGAATGCGGAGTCGTGCCTGCGGCGCGAACTGAAGGAAGAACTGGGGTTTGAGGCGAGCGAACTGGAGCGGGTGTTTACGTTGCGGACGCCTCGGGGCGAGGCGTGGTTTTATCGGATAGCGCAAGGTGCGACGGGTCCGGAGGAGGGGACGGTTCGCGCGCTCGAAGCAGGGTTTGAAGTTGTGTGGGTGGAATCGGGGAGTGAACTGATGAAGGAAGTAGGGGCGTGGCACCGCGTCGTATTCGATGCCCTTGCCCGCGGCGAGCGCGAAGCCCGTGTCGACTAG
- a CDS encoding IS5 family transposase, whose amino-acid sequence MKGTPGRQAAIYHTFNVEDLIETGHPLRPIKRMVDAALAEMTRTFAAAYSSLGRPGIPPETLLKALLLQCLYTIRSERELCRRLKTDLLFRWFLDLQPSDEVFDHSVFTHNRDRLAEHGITRKFFEHVVKQAIDAGLTSDEHFTVDGSLIQSHASLKSLKRIEREASDKDDDGPSGRNPSGDFKGERRTNATHASTTDPEAKLYKKGNGVGAFLCHSGHALTENRHGLVMSVRVDEANGTAERAGALAMLDHVECRHGVRPSTLGADKGYDAGAFLLALEERWIRPHVAIKEGKIDWASTRADEGTWARWFVRGERRSAAFKKSQRRRKLVEEFFGWVKTVAGMRRARHVGREKIGQCFELAAAAYNLVRMRKLLAA is encoded by the coding sequence ATGAAGGGCACACCCGGTCGGCAGGCGGCGATCTACCACACGTTCAACGTCGAAGATTTGATCGAGACTGGCCATCCGCTGCGGCCGATCAAGCGGATGGTGGACGCGGCGCTCGCGGAGATGACCCGCACGTTTGCCGCGGCGTACAGCAGCCTCGGGCGGCCGGGCATCCCGCCCGAGACGCTGCTCAAGGCGCTCCTGCTGCAGTGTCTCTACACCATCCGGTCCGAACGCGAGCTGTGCAGGCGTCTGAAGACCGACCTCCTCTTCCGCTGGTTCCTGGATTTGCAGCCATCGGACGAAGTGTTCGACCACTCGGTCTTCACGCACAACCGCGACCGGCTGGCCGAGCACGGCATCACGAGGAAGTTCTTCGAGCATGTGGTGAAGCAGGCGATCGATGCGGGATTGACCAGCGACGAGCACTTCACGGTGGACGGCTCGCTCATCCAGAGCCACGCCTCGCTCAAGAGCCTGAAGAGGATCGAACGCGAGGCGTCGGACAAAGACGACGATGGACCATCGGGACGCAACCCATCGGGGGACTTCAAGGGCGAGCGGCGGACCAACGCGACGCACGCCAGCACGACCGACCCGGAGGCGAAGCTCTACAAGAAGGGGAATGGGGTGGGAGCGTTCCTCTGTCACTCGGGCCATGCGCTCACCGAGAACCGGCACGGGCTGGTGATGAGCGTGCGGGTGGATGAAGCCAACGGCACGGCCGAGCGTGCCGGCGCGCTGGCGATGCTCGATCATGTCGAGTGCCGGCACGGGGTGCGTCCATCCACGCTGGGTGCGGACAAGGGGTACGACGCGGGGGCGTTCCTGCTGGCGCTCGAGGAGCGCTGGATCCGGCCGCACGTGGCGATCAAGGAGGGGAAGATCGACTGGGCGAGCACGCGTGCGGACGAGGGAACCTGGGCGAGATGGTTCGTCCGCGGCGAACGACGGAGCGCCGCGTTCAAGAAGAGCCAGCGACGAAGAAAACTGGTGGAGGAGTTCTTCGGATGGGTCAAGACGGTGGCGGGGATGAGACGGGCCAGGCACGTGGGACGCGAGAAGATCGGGCAGTGCTTCGAGCTCGCCGCCGCGGCGTACAACCTGGTGCGGATGCGGAAGCTGCTGGCGGCGTGA
- a CDS encoding extracellular solute-binding protein codes for MNERSVQSNRRCIKIAIVAALGGLASCFLAACGRDSAKANAAPENRLVLYVSADDALFRPIVRLFEEQTGARILIVGDTEATKTFGLVRRLMDEKESPKADVFWASEPIGVIRLGQSGVLRPIPASIDPSQPLWLPLAYRARVIAYHTGRFENETPPRRLGDLLKPEFMGKIGLARPQFGTTRTHMAALLTQFGETEYEAFVRALKANGARLYDGNSMVVQAIAQGEISAGLTDSDDVAAGKAEKWPVDFRGGTAELDASAPSQGEGAILMMPQVAALVAHPSKDSDASREALAQDFVRFLLADPVQRLFVSSGAALKGGWPAPSELQTAGHESLPDFAKVAASETRAVEIFERVWAEP; via the coding sequence ATGAACGAACGTTCCGTGCAGTCCAACCGGCGGTGCATCAAGATCGCGATCGTCGCCGCGCTGGGCGGACTTGCGAGTTGCTTCCTCGCCGCTTGCGGGCGCGATTCAGCGAAAGCGAATGCTGCTCCCGAGAACAGGCTCGTTCTGTATGTCTCTGCCGATGATGCGCTCTTCCGGCCGATCGTCCGTTTGTTCGAAGAACAGACCGGCGCGAGGATCTTGATCGTCGGCGACACCGAAGCAACCAAAACGTTCGGCCTCGTTCGCCGGCTGATGGACGAAAAAGAATCTCCGAAGGCCGATGTCTTCTGGGCGAGCGAACCGATCGGGGTCATCCGGCTCGGTCAGTCCGGTGTTCTCAGGCCGATTCCGGCCTCGATCGATCCCTCGCAGCCTTTGTGGCTTCCGCTCGCGTACCGGGCGCGGGTGATCGCGTATCACACCGGACGATTCGAGAACGAAACTCCGCCGCGAAGACTCGGTGATCTTCTCAAACCAGAATTCATGGGAAAAATCGGCCTCGCCCGACCGCAGTTCGGAACGACGCGCACGCACATGGCGGCGCTCCTGACGCAATTCGGCGAAACGGAATACGAGGCGTTTGTCCGCGCGCTCAAAGCAAACGGTGCGCGCCTCTACGACGGCAACTCGATGGTCGTGCAGGCGATCGCGCAAGGAGAAATCAGCGCGGGTCTGACCGACTCGGACGATGTCGCCGCCGGCAAAGCCGAGAAATGGCCGGTCGACTTCCGCGGCGGCACGGCCGAACTCGACGCGAGCGCGCCTTCGCAAGGAGAAGGCGCGATACTCATGATGCCGCAGGTCGCGGCACTCGTCGCGCATCCATCCAAAGACTCGGACGCTTCCCGCGAGGCGCTCGCGCAGGACTTTGTGAGGTTCCTGTTGGCCGACCCTGTGCAGCGTTTGTTCGTATCGAGCGGTGCAGCGCTCAAAGGGGGTTGGCCGGCGCCGAGCGAACTTCAAACCGCAGGTCACGAAAGCCTGCCGGATTTCGCAAAGGTCGCCGCGAGCGAAACAAGGGCGGTCGAGATCTTCGAGCGCGTGTGGGCGGAGCCGTGA
- a CDS encoding FKBP-type peptidyl-prolyl cis-trans isomerase: MRSLTAALSLVLAAGMCYAGDPAQKQGPQHAQQATPAQGGSPQPEGDVLPPPPPKVPVPDGPVVNRQELADGLIIEDLKIGDGYEVKPGGAVVAYYHGTLKNGGTEFDSAFRRGEPVAFPLNGVIKGWQEGVPGMKVGGVRRLIIPAALGYGERGAGASIPPNSDLVFVIQLVDALQVVDEKEGTGEEASGQFVAVTTHTITDADGKVIETVTATDPYVWIPNEFQPIQYGVEGMKVGGKRKIVVPAQMNKVNPQSGSTRAGDVPCTIELNLIGVRNLGPKKPKADASSEGK, translated from the coding sequence ATGCGCTCTTTGACTGCCGCTCTTTCGCTCGTGCTTGCCGCCGGGATGTGCTACGCCGGCGACCCCGCTCAGAAACAAGGTCCGCAACACGCTCAGCAGGCCACGCCGGCCCAGGGCGGCTCGCCGCAGCCCGAGGGCGATGTGCTGCCTCCCCCGCCCCCGAAGGTTCCCGTTCCGGATGGCCCGGTGGTCAATCGGCAGGAACTGGCGGATGGACTGATCATCGAGGACCTCAAGATCGGCGACGGTTATGAGGTGAAGCCGGGAGGCGCGGTCGTGGCGTACTACCACGGCACGCTGAAGAACGGCGGCACGGAGTTCGATTCGGCGTTCCGGCGGGGCGAGCCCGTCGCGTTCCCGCTGAACGGCGTGATCAAGGGCTGGCAGGAAGGCGTGCCCGGCATGAAGGTCGGCGGCGTTCGTCGCCTGATCATCCCGGCGGCGCTCGGCTATGGCGAGCGCGGCGCGGGCGCGAGCATCCCGCCGAATTCGGACCTCGTCTTCGTCATTCAGCTGGTCGACGCGCTGCAGGTGGTTGATGAGAAGGAGGGCACGGGCGAAGAGGCGAGCGGTCAGTTCGTCGCGGTGACGACGCACACGATTACCGATGCCGATGGAAAAGTCATCGAGACAGTGACGGCTACGGACCCGTACGTCTGGATTCCGAACGAATTTCAGCCGATCCAGTACGGCGTCGAGGGGATGAAAGTAGGCGGCAAGCGGAAGATCGTCGTGCCGGCGCAGATGAACAAGGTGAACCCGCAGTCGGGGAGCACGCGCGCGGGCGACGTTCCGTGCACGATCGAACTGAATCTGATCGGAGTCCGCAATCTCGGCCCGAAGAAGCCGAAGGCGGATGCGTCGTCGGAAGGAAAGTAA
- a CDS encoding aminopeptidase P family protein, translated as MELRSLQEFMGERRIDAWLLHDFRNTNPIFLRLFPGKRHVTRRSFAIVPAQGEPKLITQSLDEGAFATGESTKALKRVVYSGWKDLHATLAREVGMLGRVAMDYSPGDALPVMDVVPSGVLDVVRNMGLEVVSSANLVQVSIARWGAEAKKKHDTVSKHTGEIMPGAFAFIAERLRAGKEVFELEVAEWVRAQFTTKGLEWPDGPIVSVNGHAADPHYEPIERTPTKINKGDWVLIDMWARVKGERDGEENVYSDITWTGFVGKEVPPGMKRVFDSVRNARDASVKLAQESWKSGKAVQGWQLDEAARGVFERDGFLPFVKHRTGHSLSPGVMVHGMGMNLDNFETRDTREMLGDIGFTIEPGLYLSKEEAERVCGKGTPSFGVRNEINVYVDPKNGPQITSCVQNEPVLIG; from the coding sequence ATGGAACTTCGATCGCTACAGGAATTCATGGGGGAGCGCCGGATCGACGCCTGGCTGCTCCACGATTTCCGCAACACCAATCCGATTTTCCTGCGGCTCTTTCCCGGCAAGCGCCACGTAACGCGGCGATCCTTCGCGATCGTGCCGGCGCAGGGCGAGCCGAAGCTGATCACGCAGAGCCTCGATGAGGGCGCGTTCGCGACCGGGGAAAGCACCAAGGCGCTGAAGCGGGTGGTCTACTCGGGATGGAAGGATCTGCACGCGACGCTCGCGCGCGAAGTCGGGATGCTCGGGCGCGTCGCGATGGACTATTCGCCGGGCGATGCGCTGCCTGTGATGGACGTCGTACCCAGCGGTGTGCTCGACGTGGTGCGCAATATGGGGCTCGAGGTGGTGTCCAGCGCCAACCTCGTGCAGGTCTCCATCGCGCGGTGGGGCGCGGAGGCAAAGAAGAAGCACGACACAGTGAGCAAGCACACCGGCGAAATCATGCCCGGTGCGTTCGCGTTCATCGCCGAGCGACTCCGCGCCGGCAAGGAAGTTTTTGAACTCGAGGTCGCGGAGTGGGTACGCGCGCAGTTTACCACAAAGGGGCTCGAGTGGCCGGACGGCCCGATCGTGAGCGTGAACGGGCATGCCGCGGACCCGCACTACGAACCGATTGAGCGCACGCCGACAAAGATCAACAAGGGTGATTGGGTGCTGATCGACATGTGGGCGCGGGTGAAGGGCGAGCGCGACGGCGAAGAGAATGTGTACTCCGACATCACGTGGACGGGGTTTGTCGGGAAGGAAGTGCCGCCGGGGATGAAGCGGGTGTTCGATTCGGTGCGCAACGCGCGCGATGCATCGGTGAAGCTCGCGCAGGAATCCTGGAAATCGGGAAAGGCGGTTCAGGGTTGGCAACTCGATGAAGCGGCGCGCGGGGTCTTCGAGCGCGACGGGTTCCTGCCCTTTGTCAAGCATCGCACCGGGCACAGCCTCAGCCCGGGTGTGATGGTGCACGGGATGGGGATGAATCTCGACAACTTCGAGACGCGCGACACGCGCGAGATGCTCGGGGACATCGGCTTCACGATCGAGCCGGGGCTTTACCTATCGAAAGAAGAGGCGGAGCGCGTCTGCGGCAAGGGAACGCCGAGCTTCGGCGTGCGGAACGAGATCAATGTGTATGTCGATCCCAAGAACGGGCCGCAAATCACGAGCTGCGTGCAGAACGAGCCGGTTTTGATCGGGTAA
- a CDS encoding MOSC domain-containing protein — protein sequence MAPSVHQISVSKGGVPKLPVASARVLVEGVEGDWQRDRKHHGGPDRAVCLFPLSLIEKLRAEGHPISPGTIGENLTLAGMTTQEWASLAPGARLAFAGGVRLEIVSFCNPCSNIRDSFRDLQFTRVKQDLHPGSSRLYARVLAEGTIETGEALTIEASG from the coding sequence ATGGCGCCGTCGGTCCACCAGATCAGTGTTTCCAAGGGAGGCGTGCCGAAGCTGCCCGTCGCTTCCGCCCGAGTTCTGGTTGAAGGCGTCGAAGGTGATTGGCAGCGCGACCGGAAGCATCACGGCGGACCGGATCGCGCGGTGTGCCTCTTTCCGCTGTCGCTGATCGAGAAACTGCGGGCGGAGGGGCATCCGATTTCTCCCGGGACGATCGGCGAAAACCTGACGCTGGCGGGAATGACGACGCAAGAGTGGGCGAGTCTCGCGCCGGGCGCTCGGCTTGCCTTCGCCGGTGGTGTTCGACTCGAGATCGTTTCCTTCTGCAATCCGTGTTCGAATATCCGCGACTCGTTCCGCGATCTGCAATTCACGCGGGTCAAGCAGGATCTGCACCCGGGCAGTTCGCGGTTGTACGCGCGGGTGCTTGCGGAGGGCACGATCGAGACCGGTGAAGCGCTCACGATCGAGGCGTCCGGATGA
- a CDS encoding class I SAM-dependent methyltransferase, with protein MDRARFSALAHASHAYCNPVSGVSMEAALEHIEAAHRAPAAAPLASALDIACGKGELLVRLAERFAAPFRALGIDNSAFMMEEARARAAARGVGERISFRLTDAEHVVPLLPGGSFDFVSCIGSSHALLDKHRAMGQMARLVTPRGHVLLGEGYWRKKPEAEYLKALGTTEDEMDSHEANQRLGETHGLRLVWSVAASEAEWDVYENAYSENIERFARENPEDKDVPAMLERSRAWHALYRKHGRATMGFGVYLFRRE; from the coding sequence ATGGACCGCGCCCGCTTTTCCGCGCTTGCGCATGCTTCGCACGCGTACTGCAACCCGGTTTCCGGCGTCTCGATGGAGGCTGCGCTGGAGCACATCGAAGCGGCGCACCGCGCGCCGGCCGCGGCACCGCTCGCGTCGGCACTGGACATCGCGTGCGGCAAGGGCGAGTTGCTCGTGCGTCTGGCGGAGCGATTTGCAGCGCCGTTCCGGGCGCTCGGGATTGACAACTCGGCCTTCATGATGGAAGAGGCACGGGCGCGTGCCGCGGCGAGAGGAGTTGGCGAACGGATCAGTTTTCGGCTGACCGATGCGGAGCATGTCGTGCCGCTGTTGCCGGGCGGCAGCTTTGATTTTGTGAGCTGCATCGGGTCGTCGCACGCGCTGCTCGACAAACATCGGGCGATGGGGCAGATGGCGCGGCTGGTGACGCCGCGCGGGCATGTTCTGCTTGGCGAGGGTTACTGGAGAAAGAAGCCGGAAGCGGAGTATCTGAAGGCGCTTGGCACGACAGAAGATGAGATGGATTCGCACGAGGCGAATCAGCGGCTTGGAGAAACGCACGGCCTTCGGCTGGTGTGGTCCGTCGCTGCGAGCGAAGCAGAATGGGACGTATACGAAAACGCGTACTCCGAGAACATCGAGCGGTTTGCGCGCGAGAATCCTGAAGACAAGGATGTTCCGGCGATGCTGGAGCGTTCGCGAGCTTGGCATGCGTTGTATCGGAAGCATGGACGCGCGACGATGGGCTTCGGGGTGTACTTGTTCCGGCGCGAGTGA